A stretch of Camelina sativa cultivar DH55 chromosome 18, Cs, whole genome shotgun sequence DNA encodes these proteins:
- the LOC104762543 gene encoding E3 ubiquitin-protein ligase RGLG2-like isoform X3 codes for MNRGNKSNQQPSYIADHFSSLDQVITSLREAGLESSNLILGIDFTKSNEWTGRYSFNRKSLHAIGKRQNPYEQAISIIGRTLSPFDEDDLIPCFGFGDATTRDQYVFSFYPENKSCQGLENAVKRYRKIVPHLKLSGPTSFAPVIDAAINIVEQNNMQYHVLVIIADGQVTRNPDVPLGRLSPQEEATMNSIMAASHYPLSIVLVGVGDGPWDTMKQFDDNIPHREFDNFQFVNFTKIMSEHKDAAKKEAAFALAALMEIPFQYKATLSLNRKPERSSYLHHKPLPPPPEVIERDNAVRSVPHPMTETAEKSDRTAPATTPVCPICLTNPKDMAFSCGHTTCKECGVVVTTCPMCRQPITTRIRLYT; via the exons ATGAACAGAGGAAATAAAAGTAATCAGCAACCTTCATACATCGCTGATCATTTCAGCAGCTTGGATCAG GTGATAACTTCTTTGAGAGAAGCTGGACTTGAATCTTCAAATCTGATACTAGGAATTGACTTTACCAAGAGTAATGAGTGGACAg GAAGATACTCATTCAATAGAAAAAGCCTTCATGCCATTGGTAAAAGACAGAATCCATACGAGCAAGCAATATCTATAATTGGCCGTACTTTGTCTCCctttgatgaagatgatcttATACCTTGTTTCGGTTTTGGGGATG CAACAACACGCGATCAGTATGTATTCAGCTTTTATCCCGAGAACAAAAGCTGTCAAGGATTGGAAAACGCTGTTAAACGATATAGAAAGATTGTTCCACATTTGAAGTTATCTG GTCCTACCTCGTTTGCACCGGTTATTGATGCTGCCATCAACATAGTTGAGCAGAACAATATGCAATACCATGTTCTCGTCATCATTGCAGATGGTCAGGTTACAAGGAATCCAGATGTTCCGCTTGGTCGACTTAGTCCACAGGAAGAAGCTACTATGAACTCTATAATGGCAGCTAG CCATTACCCATTGTCAATCGTCTTGGTTGGAGTAGGAGATGGACCATGGGACACAATGAAACAGTTCGATGACAATATCCCTCACCGTGAGTTTGATAACTTCCAG TTTGTAAACTTCACAAAGATAATGTCGGAGCACAAAGATGCGGCTAAAAAGGAGGCTGCTTTTGCACTCGCGGCTCTCATGGAGATTCCTTTTCAATACAAGGCCACATTAAGTCTCAA TAGAAAGCCAGAGCGCAGTTCTTATCTGCACCATAAGCCACTCCCCCCACCACCGGAGGTTATAGAGCGTGACAATGCTGTTAGATCGGTGCCACATCCTATGACAGAAACTGCAGAGAAAAGTGACAGAACAGCTCCTGCTACAACTCcg gtATGCCCGATTTGCTTAACGAATCCCAAGGACATGGCTTTTAGCTGCGGCCATACG ACATGCAAGGAATGCGGCGTGGTTGTCACAACATGCCCAATGTGCAGACAGCCTATAACAACAAGGATAAGGCTGTACACTTGA
- the LOC104762542 gene encoding DNA polymerase delta catalytic subunit-like — protein sequence MIEQTKKLVEDKFTTLGGYEYNAEVIYGDTDSVMVQFGVSDVETAMNLGREAAEHISGAFIKPIKLEFDKVYFPYLLINKKRYAGLLWTNPQQFDKIDTKGIETVRRDNCLLVKNLVTESLNKILIDRDVPGAAEYVKKTISDLLMNRIDLSLLVITKGLTKAGDDYEVKSAHGELAERMRKRDAATAPNVGDRVPYVIIKAAKGAKAYERSEDPIYVLQNNIPIDPNYYLENQISKPLLRIFEPVLKNASKELLHGSHTRSISITTPSNSGIMKFAKKQLSCVGCKVPISNGTLCASCKGREAELYCKNVSQVADLEEVFGRLWTQCQECQGSLHQDVLCTSRDCPIFYRRMKAQKDMAVAKQQLERWSF from the exons ATGATTGAACAAACGAAGAAACTTGTGGAAGATAAATTCACAACCCTAGGCGGGTATGAATACAATGCAGAg GTCATTTATGGAGACACGGATTCAGTCATGGTGCAATTTGGAGTATCGGATGTAGAAACTGCGATGAACTTGGGGAGGGAAGCTGCGGAACATATTAGCGGAGCTTTTATCAAA CCCATCAAATTGGAGTTTGATAAGGTTTATTTCCCATATCTGCTGATTAACAAGAAGAGGTATGCTGGTTTGCTATGGACAAATCCTCAACAGTTTGACAAAATAGACACCAAAG GAATCGAGACAGTACGAAGAGATAATTGTTTACTGGTTAAGAACCTCGTAACTGAGAGTCTTAACAAAATACTTATTGATAGAGATGTTCCAGGCGCAGCTGAGTATGTTAAGAAAACCATTTCAGATCTTCTCATGAACCGTATTGACTTATCACTTTTGGTGATTACAAAG GGTCTAACGAAAGCAGGGGATGACTATGAAGTTAAATCAGCTCATGGTGAACTTGCTGAGCGCATGCGTAAG AGGGATGCTGCTACAGCGCCAAATGTTGGGGATCGAGTGCCATATGTTATCATAAAAGCTGCGAAAGGTGCCAAG GCTTATGAACGGTCAGAAGATCCTATCTACGTGCTACAGAATAACATCCCTATAGACCCAAATTACTACTTGGAGAATCAGATTAGCAAG CCACTGCTTAGGATTTTTGAGCCAGTCTTGAAAAATGCTAGCAAGGAACTTCTCCACGGAAGTCACACTAGGTCAATATCAATTACTACTCCTTCAAACAGCGGCATAATGAAATTTGCTAAGAAACAACTGAGCTGTGTTGGCTGCAAAGTTCCGATCAG CAATGGAACACTATGCGCAAGTTGCAAGGGAAGAGAAGCCGAGTTGTACTGCAAAAACGTGTCTCAAG TGGCGGACCTAGAAGAAGTTTTTGGGAGGCTGTGGACCCAGTGCCAGGAGTGTCAAGGCTCTCTCCATCAAGATGTCTTGTGCACCAG TCGAGATTGCCCTATATTTTACCGGAGAATGAAAGCACAAAAAGACATGGCTGTGGCGAAGCAACAACTCGAACGTTGGAGCTTCTGA
- the LOC104762547 gene encoding probable SAL3 phosphatase has product MSYDEMLTAAKKAVSLAARLSNEVRKSLLVTDVWNKSDDSPVTVADYGSQAVVSLVLERELKNEPVSLVAEEDSGELRKIAAENVLARITELVKDTLASDESYAASPLSSDDVLNAIDRGKSEGGPKGRHWILDPIGGTRGFIRGEQYAIGLALLVEGKVVLGVMACPKLPFSSTTGNTLKSSPEKVGCLFYGSVGTGTYVQSLSVDSLPVKVEVSSVDDPAKACFFESYHTPVPIHNTIAKKLGIKDSPIKINSQTKYAALSRGDGEVYLRFTRKPRPESIWNHAAGSIIVSEAGGKVTDAAGDPLDFSKGKYLDYKRGIVVTTQKLLPRLLKAVRESIKEEEEEEEKAASVKLH; this is encoded by the exons ATGTCTTACGATGAAATGCTTACTGCTGCAAAGAAAGCTGTCTCTCTCGCTGCTCGTCTCAGCAAC GAAGTGAGGAAATCTCTGTTGGTAACTGACGTTTGGAACAAATCTGATGATAGTCCTGTTACTGTTGCtgattatg gCTCGCAGGCGGTGGTTAGCCTTGTACTAGAAAGGGAACTCAAGAATGAACCTGTTTCTTTAGTCGCTGAAGAG GATTCTGGTGAGCTAAGGAAGATTGCTGCTGAGAATGTTTTGGCTCGCATTACAGAGCTTGTGAAAGATACTCTTGCAAGTGATGAATCATATGCTGCTTCTCCTTTGTCTTCCGATGATGTGCTCAATGCTATAGACCGTGGTAAATCAGAAGGTGGTCCTAAGGGTCGCCATTGGATCTTGGATCCTATTGGTGGCACTAGAGG ATTTATAAGAGGAGAACAATATGCAATAGGGTTAGCATTGTTGGTGGAAGGCAAAGTCGTACTTGGTGTAATGGCTTGTCCTAAGCTTCCTTTTTCATCAACTACTGGTAACACACTCAAATCTTCACCTGAAAAAGTTGGTTGCCTTTTCTATGGTTCGGTTGGCACCGGGACTTATGTCCAGTCTCTCAGTGTTGACTCTCTTCCTGTGAAG GTAGAGGTAAGCAGCGTAGATGATCCCGCGAAAGCGTGTTTCTTCGAGTCATACCACACACCTGTCCCCATCCATAACACCATTGCTAAG AAACTGGGGATAAAAGACTCACCAATCAAGATAAACAGTCAGACAAAGTATGCAGCTTTATCTAGAGGAGATGGAGAGGTTTACTTGAGGTTTACTCGCAAACCAAGGCCCGAATCAATATGGAATCACGCCGCTGGCTCAATCATCGTTTCAG AAGCGGGAGGAAAAGTGACGGATGCAGCTGGGGATCCGTTGGACTTTTCGAAAGGCAAGTATCTTGATTACAAGAGAGGAATTGTCGTAACGACGCAGAAACTGTTGCCAAGGCTTTTGAAAGCAGTAAGAGAatcaattaaagaagaagaagaggaagaagagaaagctgcTTCTGTGAAACTTCACTAA
- the LOC104762543 gene encoding E3 ubiquitin-protein ligase RGLG2-like isoform X1, protein MMACERAKYYLPPQAKGVFAMNRGNKSNQQPSYIADHFSSLDQVITSLREAGLESSNLILGIDFTKSNEWTGRYSFNRKSLHAIGKRQNPYEQAISIIGRTLSPFDEDDLIPCFGFGDATTRDQYVFSFYPENKSCQGLENAVKRYRKIVPHLKLSGPTSFAPVIDAAINIVEQNNMQYHVLVIIADGQVTRNPDVPLGRLSPQEEATMNSIMAASHYPLSIVLVGVGDGPWDTMKQFDDNIPHREFDNFQFVNFTKIMSEHKDAAKKEAAFALAALMEIPFQYKATLSLNRKPERSSYLHHKPLPPPPEVIERDNAVRSVPHPMTETAEKSDRTAPATTPVCPICLTNPKDMAFSCGHTTCKECGVVVTTCPMCRQPITTRIRLYT, encoded by the exons ATGATGGCGTGTGAGAGAGCAAAATATTATTTGCCGCCGCAAGCAAAGGG AGTTTTTGCAATGAACAGAGGAAATAAAAGTAATCAGCAACCTTCATACATCGCTGATCATTTCAGCAGCTTGGATCAG GTGATAACTTCTTTGAGAGAAGCTGGACTTGAATCTTCAAATCTGATACTAGGAATTGACTTTACCAAGAGTAATGAGTGGACAg GAAGATACTCATTCAATAGAAAAAGCCTTCATGCCATTGGTAAAAGACAGAATCCATACGAGCAAGCAATATCTATAATTGGCCGTACTTTGTCTCCctttgatgaagatgatcttATACCTTGTTTCGGTTTTGGGGATG CAACAACACGCGATCAGTATGTATTCAGCTTTTATCCCGAGAACAAAAGCTGTCAAGGATTGGAAAACGCTGTTAAACGATATAGAAAGATTGTTCCACATTTGAAGTTATCTG GTCCTACCTCGTTTGCACCGGTTATTGATGCTGCCATCAACATAGTTGAGCAGAACAATATGCAATACCATGTTCTCGTCATCATTGCAGATGGTCAGGTTACAAGGAATCCAGATGTTCCGCTTGGTCGACTTAGTCCACAGGAAGAAGCTACTATGAACTCTATAATGGCAGCTAG CCATTACCCATTGTCAATCGTCTTGGTTGGAGTAGGAGATGGACCATGGGACACAATGAAACAGTTCGATGACAATATCCCTCACCGTGAGTTTGATAACTTCCAG TTTGTAAACTTCACAAAGATAATGTCGGAGCACAAAGATGCGGCTAAAAAGGAGGCTGCTTTTGCACTCGCGGCTCTCATGGAGATTCCTTTTCAATACAAGGCCACATTAAGTCTCAA TAGAAAGCCAGAGCGCAGTTCTTATCTGCACCATAAGCCACTCCCCCCACCACCGGAGGTTATAGAGCGTGACAATGCTGTTAGATCGGTGCCACATCCTATGACAGAAACTGCAGAGAAAAGTGACAGAACAGCTCCTGCTACAACTCcg gtATGCCCGATTTGCTTAACGAATCCCAAGGACATGGCTTTTAGCTGCGGCCATACG ACATGCAAGGAATGCGGCGTGGTTGTCACAACATGCCCAATGTGCAGACAGCCTATAACAACAAGGATAAGGCTGTACACTTGA
- the LOC104762546 gene encoding SAL1 phosphatase, with the protein MSINCFRIAKAPLQSFASVKTRPRDSPNRLVSVFGIKSSPPSFVTLRVISSSMAYEKELDAAKKAASLAARLCQKVQKALLQSDVQSKSDQSPVTVADYGSQAVVSLVLEKELSAEPLSLVAEEDSGDLRKDGSQDTLERITKLVNDTLATEESFDGSTLSTDDLLRAIDCGTSEGGPNGRHWVLDPIDGTKGFLRGDQYAVALGLLEEGKVVLGVLACPNLPLASIAGANNNNSSSNEIGCLFFATIGSGTYMQLLGSKSAPVKVQVSKVENPEEASFFESFEGAHSLHGLSSSIANKLGVKAPPVRIDSQAKYGALSRGDGAIYLRFPHKGYREKIWDHVAGAIVVTEAGGIVTDAGGKPLDFSKGKYLDLDTGIIVANEKLMPLLLKAVRESIAEQEKASAL; encoded by the exons ATGTCAATAAATTGTTTTCGAATAGCCAAGGCTCCGCTTCAATCATTTGCATCAGTAAAGACGAGACCTAGAGATTCACCGAACCGTCTCGTTTCTGTATTCGGAATCAAGTCTTCTCCTCCTTCATTTGTTACTCTCAGAGTTATTTCATCATCGATGGCTTACGAGAAAGAGCTTGATGCTGCTAAGAAAGCTGCTTCACTCGCTGCTCGTCTCTGTCAG AAAGTTCAAAAGGCTCTGTTGCAATCAGATGTTCAATCAAAATCTGATCAAAGTCCAGTGACCGTTGCTGATTATG GTTCACAAGCAGTTGTTAGTTTAGTGTTAGAAAAAGAGCTCAGTGCTGAACCCTTATCATTGGTGGCCGAAGAG GACTCAGGCGATCTACGCAAAGACGGTTCTCAGGATACTCTTGAGCGCATCACGAAACTCGTGAACGACACTTTGGCTACCGAGGAATCGTTTGATGGTTCTACTTTGTCCACAGATGATCTACTAAGAGCCATTGACTGTGGAACATCTGAAGGCGGTCCAAATGGTCGACACTGGGTCTTGGATCCTATTGATGGCACTAAGGG ATTTCTGAGAGGAGATCAATACGCAGTAGCACTAGGATTGCTTGAGGAAGGGAAAGTAGTTTTAGGTGTGCTTGCTTGTCCAAACTTGCCATTAGCATCCATAGCTGgagccaacaacaacaactcttcaTCCAATGAAATCGGATGTCTCTTCTTTGCTACGATTGGCTCAGGGACATATATGCAGCTCCTAGGTTCAAAATCTGCTCCCGTCAAAGTACAAGTCTCTAAGGTTGAGAATCCTGAAGAAGCATCGTTCTTCGAGTCATTTGAAGGAGCTCACTCTCTACACGGCTTATCCAGCTCCATTGCCAAT AAACTCGGTGTCAAAGCACCACCTGTACGTATCGATAGCCAAGCAAAGTATGGAGCTTTATCTAGAGGAGATGGAGCTATATACTTACGGTTTCCTCATAAAGGATACCGTGAAAAGATTTGGGACCATGTCGCTGGTGCTATAGTTGTCACAg AGGCGGGTGGGATTGTGACGGATGCAGGGGGAAAGCCACTGGATTTCTCGAAAGGGAAGTATCTAGATTTGGACACAGGCATAATCGTTGCTAATGAGAAGCTTATGCCACTGCTTTTGAAAGCAGTTCGTGAGTCCATAGCTGAGCAAGAGAAAGCGTCAGCTCTCTGA
- the LOC104762543 gene encoding E3 ubiquitin-protein ligase RGLG1-like isoform X2 yields the protein MMACERAKYYLPPQAKGVFAMNRGNKSNQQPSYIADHFSSLDQVITSLREAGLESSNLILGIDFTKSNEWTGRYSFNRKSLHAIGKRQNPYEQAISIIGRTLSPFDEDDLIPCFGFGDATTRDQYVFSFYPENKSCQGLENAVKRYRKIVPHLKLSGPTSFAPVIDAAINIVEQNNMQYHVLVIIADGQVTRNPDVPLGRLSPQEEATMNSIMAASHYPLSIVLVGVGDGPWDTMKQFDDNIPHREFDNFQFVNFTKIMSEHKDAAKKEAAFALAALMEIPFQYKATLSLKKPERSSYLHHKPLPPPPEVIERDNAVRSVPHPMTETAEKSDRTAPATTPVCPICLTNPKDMAFSCGHTTCKECGVVVTTCPMCRQPITTRIRLYT from the exons ATGATGGCGTGTGAGAGAGCAAAATATTATTTGCCGCCGCAAGCAAAGGG AGTTTTTGCAATGAACAGAGGAAATAAAAGTAATCAGCAACCTTCATACATCGCTGATCATTTCAGCAGCTTGGATCAG GTGATAACTTCTTTGAGAGAAGCTGGACTTGAATCTTCAAATCTGATACTAGGAATTGACTTTACCAAGAGTAATGAGTGGACAg GAAGATACTCATTCAATAGAAAAAGCCTTCATGCCATTGGTAAAAGACAGAATCCATACGAGCAAGCAATATCTATAATTGGCCGTACTTTGTCTCCctttgatgaagatgatcttATACCTTGTTTCGGTTTTGGGGATG CAACAACACGCGATCAGTATGTATTCAGCTTTTATCCCGAGAACAAAAGCTGTCAAGGATTGGAAAACGCTGTTAAACGATATAGAAAGATTGTTCCACATTTGAAGTTATCTG GTCCTACCTCGTTTGCACCGGTTATTGATGCTGCCATCAACATAGTTGAGCAGAACAATATGCAATACCATGTTCTCGTCATCATTGCAGATGGTCAGGTTACAAGGAATCCAGATGTTCCGCTTGGTCGACTTAGTCCACAGGAAGAAGCTACTATGAACTCTATAATGGCAGCTAG CCATTACCCATTGTCAATCGTCTTGGTTGGAGTAGGAGATGGACCATGGGACACAATGAAACAGTTCGATGACAATATCCCTCACCGTGAGTTTGATAACTTCCAG TTTGTAAACTTCACAAAGATAATGTCGGAGCACAAAGATGCGGCTAAAAAGGAGGCTGCTTTTGCACTCGCGGCTCTCATGGAGATTCCTTTTCAATACAAGGCCACATTAAGTCTCAA AAAGCCAGAGCGCAGTTCTTATCTGCACCATAAGCCACTCCCCCCACCACCGGAGGTTATAGAGCGTGACAATGCTGTTAGATCGGTGCCACATCCTATGACAGAAACTGCAGAGAAAAGTGACAGAACAGCTCCTGCTACAACTCcg gtATGCCCGATTTGCTTAACGAATCCCAAGGACATGGCTTTTAGCTGCGGCCATACG ACATGCAAGGAATGCGGCGTGGTTGTCACAACATGCCCAATGTGCAGACAGCCTATAACAACAAGGATAAGGCTGTACACTTGA